One part of the Hyalangium gracile genome encodes these proteins:
- a CDS encoding alpha-E domain-containing protein, which translates to MIARVAELCFWLGRYLERAESTARVLQVTGTLALDAGLAPEQCWRPVLAVFGERLRFASRGASAAEDDGEQVQRFMVWDEDNPSSIQASVAAARENARAIREVVSIECWEVINELFLWMRGEEAKEEYAHHRYGFYRHVRRSVQLCLGLLRSTMLHDTPLDFIWTGVLLERAGQTARVLDVHHHAFSQLPSGHQVVETSLWLSLLRACSGFEPFMKRHQGRVTGNAVAAFLLFEQEFPRSLRYCLKSAHKYLIEFHPPGTQGLPGAETVALSTRLLERLQPTALSAPGATVHGLLTQVVEDTGALCDILAAEFFGAARALGSQAMAQ; encoded by the coding sequence ATGATCGCGCGAGTGGCGGAGCTTTGCTTCTGGCTCGGGCGCTACCTGGAGCGCGCCGAGAGCACGGCCCGGGTGCTCCAGGTGACGGGGACGCTGGCGCTGGATGCGGGGCTGGCCCCCGAGCAGTGCTGGCGGCCGGTGCTGGCCGTCTTCGGCGAGCGGCTGCGCTTCGCCTCGCGAGGCGCCAGCGCGGCCGAGGACGACGGCGAGCAGGTCCAGCGCTTCATGGTCTGGGATGAGGACAACCCCTCCAGCATCCAGGCCTCGGTGGCCGCGGCCCGGGAGAACGCGCGCGCCATCCGCGAGGTGGTGAGCATCGAGTGCTGGGAGGTCATCAACGAGCTGTTCCTGTGGATGCGCGGCGAGGAGGCGAAGGAGGAGTACGCCCACCACCGCTACGGCTTCTACCGGCACGTCCGCCGCTCGGTGCAGCTGTGCCTGGGGCTGTTGCGCAGCACCATGCTGCACGACACGCCCCTGGACTTCATCTGGACGGGCGTGCTGCTGGAGCGGGCGGGGCAGACGGCGCGCGTGCTGGATGTGCACCACCACGCCTTCTCGCAGCTTCCGAGCGGCCACCAGGTGGTGGAGACGTCGCTCTGGCTCTCGCTGCTGCGGGCGTGCTCGGGCTTCGAGCCCTTCATGAAGCGCCACCAGGGCCGCGTCACGGGCAACGCGGTGGCGGCGTTCCTGCTCTTCGAGCAGGAGTTCCCGCGCTCGCTGCGCTACTGCCTGAAGTCGGCCCACAAGTACCTGATCGAGTTCCACCCGCCTGGCACGCAGGGGCTGCCCGGCGCCGAGACGGTGGCCCTGAGCACGCGGCTGCTGGAGCGGCTCCAGCCGACGGCGCTCTCGGCTCCCGGAGCCACCGTGCACGGGCTGCTCACACAGGTGGTCGAGGACACCGGCGCGCTCTGTGACATTCTGGCCGCTGAGTTCTTCGGGGCGGCAAGAGCGCTGGGCTCACAGGCGATGGCCCAGTAG
- a CDS encoding class II glutamine amidotransferase — protein sequence MPNLLAMSFEGELAPSLDLRCLAPGNKPPDGWGVGYYPGSEPAAAVLKEPRPPPGGSIRSELVKAWEHLESSLLLLHIRTASWGAITDANTQPFCRSYAGRDWLFGHSGTLRQAVQLPVDPAFEPVGSSDSESVFCALLSWIQASGWKRLGDVDLERLRAWLEEMNGLGPLTVVFTDGHDLCIYADREQSTKAWMWRVAPPYERLVIGDDDVEVDLTKRGAKSRKGVIFSTQPIESRTAEVKANWTPIVPGGLVMVRQGAIRAEVLPPGVKREPGKDTSTAAELAARGTLRRPPVAPVRVMDVRHRTVYRYERPVERSAHVLRLTPVHDRLQSLRSHELRMSPGVLQSEYEDVFGNHVRKALIETPYTELVIEANSRVELRDTDPLGHRAPHIRTTFPVLWMPSQQVMLQPYLQPPPLPDSELEELLEYAMSFARRNDFDLLDTLLDLNFSIYKEYQYIQGVTHLNTSAFEVYSARRGVCQDFTNLFLCLARLLGLPARYTCGYIYTGPKHANTQQAEASHAWAQVYLPERGWRGFDPTNGVLTQTNHVRVATGRTHRDATPTSGTIYVGGSIERLEVTVVCEPVE from the coding sequence ATGCCCAACCTCCTCGCCATGTCCTTCGAGGGAGAGCTCGCGCCCAGCCTGGACCTGCGGTGCCTGGCTCCCGGCAACAAGCCTCCGGACGGCTGGGGCGTGGGCTACTACCCGGGCAGCGAGCCCGCCGCGGCGGTGCTCAAGGAGCCTCGGCCGCCTCCGGGGGGCAGCATCCGCAGCGAGCTGGTGAAGGCCTGGGAGCACCTGGAGTCCTCCCTGCTCCTGCTGCACATCCGCACGGCGAGCTGGGGCGCCATCACCGACGCCAACACCCAGCCGTTCTGCCGCAGCTACGCGGGGCGGGACTGGCTGTTCGGACACAGCGGCACCCTGCGTCAGGCCGTGCAGCTGCCCGTGGACCCGGCCTTCGAGCCGGTGGGCTCCAGCGACTCGGAGAGCGTCTTCTGCGCGCTGCTGAGCTGGATCCAGGCCTCTGGCTGGAAGCGGCTGGGAGACGTGGATCTGGAGCGCCTGCGGGCCTGGCTCGAGGAGATGAACGGCCTGGGGCCGCTCACCGTGGTCTTCACGGACGGACACGATCTCTGCATCTACGCGGACCGGGAGCAGTCCACGAAGGCGTGGATGTGGCGGGTGGCGCCGCCCTACGAGCGGCTGGTCATCGGCGATGACGACGTCGAGGTGGACCTGACGAAGCGCGGGGCCAAGAGCCGCAAGGGCGTCATCTTCAGCACCCAGCCCATCGAGTCCCGCACGGCGGAGGTGAAGGCGAACTGGACGCCCATCGTCCCCGGAGGGCTGGTGATGGTGCGGCAGGGCGCCATCCGCGCCGAGGTGCTGCCGCCTGGCGTGAAGCGCGAGCCGGGTAAGGACACCAGCACCGCCGCCGAGCTGGCCGCGCGCGGCACCCTGAGGCGGCCTCCCGTCGCGCCGGTGCGAGTCATGGACGTGCGGCACCGCACGGTCTACCGCTACGAGCGGCCCGTGGAGCGCAGCGCCCACGTGCTTCGGCTGACGCCGGTGCATGACCGGCTGCAGAGCCTGCGCTCGCACGAGCTGCGGATGTCGCCGGGGGTGCTGCAGAGCGAGTACGAGGACGTCTTCGGCAACCATGTGCGCAAGGCGCTCATCGAGACGCCCTACACGGAGCTGGTCATCGAGGCGAACTCGCGGGTGGAGCTGCGGGACACGGATCCGCTCGGCCACCGCGCGCCCCACATCCGCACGACGTTCCCGGTGCTGTGGATGCCGTCGCAGCAGGTGATGCTCCAGCCGTACCTCCAGCCGCCGCCGCTGCCGGACAGCGAGCTGGAGGAGCTGCTCGAGTACGCGATGAGCTTCGCGCGCCGCAACGACTTCGATCTGCTGGACACGCTGCTGGACCTCAACTTCAGCATCTACAAGGAGTACCAGTACATCCAGGGGGTGACGCACCTGAACACGTCGGCGTTCGAGGTGTACTCGGCGCGGCGCGGCGTGTGCCAGGACTTCACCAACCTGTTCCTGTGCCTGGCGCGGCTGCTGGGGCTGCCGGCGCGCTACACCTGCGGCTACATCTATACGGGCCCCAAGCACGCCAACACGCAGCAGGCGGAGGCCTCGCACGCGTGGGCGCAGGTGTACCTGCCCGAGCGAGGCTGGAGGGGCTTCGATCCCACCAACGGCGTGCTCACGCAGACGAACCACGTGCGCGTGGCCACGGGGCGGACGCACCGGGACGCGACGCCCACCTCGGGCACCATCTACGTGGGCGGCAGCATCGAGCGGCTCGAGGTCACGGTCGTCTGCGAGCCCGTCGAGTAG
- a CDS encoding HD-GYP domain-containing protein: protein MAENLKITQGQSENIGEYGRAHSEKLQSLARGMVSGLYMLVRSVKMYDPDNAVFEKPLVQLQDIINQIISKEGRLELVGVKDSFYLNNMLVKVDLNSIENQRYLLTEMRAKDVGGITVTKPITLPELKNFVWIFSKEQTQQVEEEGLANRKLLNMKVAKFSKLRERLNKEADRLENPDDQKVDRKKYAMTVYARAVFFLQKYLESVRAGKPMNSSKALRIVQDLVDISFDQRTHFLGMTTTKREAEYLVFHQVNVALMSIVFGAELGLTKPQLRDLGYIALFHDAGMTTLPEELATKRGALTPEEKAQIQKAPLISVRNILMEKGFSRSTLLRVVTTFEHKADFGTAVRDSRGNIQMIIPKTNLGVFAKIIAICDAFDALTSKRPYRDAYGPEVALMLMWTEMRNKFDPELLQVFMRVMAIQPVKVLSKRQQNVSLAGV from the coding sequence ATGGCCGAGAACCTGAAGATCACCCAGGGCCAGAGCGAGAACATCGGCGAGTACGGCCGCGCCCACTCGGAGAAGCTGCAGTCGCTGGCGCGCGGCATGGTGTCCGGGCTCTACATGCTGGTGCGGTCCGTGAAGATGTACGATCCGGACAACGCCGTGTTCGAGAAGCCGCTGGTGCAGCTGCAGGACATCATCAACCAGATCATCTCCAAGGAGGGGCGGCTGGAACTGGTGGGGGTGAAGGACTCCTTCTACCTGAACAACATGCTGGTGAAGGTGGACCTGAACTCCATCGAGAACCAGCGCTACCTGCTGACGGAGATGCGGGCCAAGGACGTGGGCGGCATCACCGTCACCAAGCCCATCACCCTGCCGGAGCTGAAGAACTTCGTGTGGATCTTCAGCAAGGAGCAGACGCAGCAGGTGGAGGAGGAGGGGCTGGCGAACCGGAAGCTGCTGAACATGAAGGTCGCCAAGTTCTCCAAGCTGCGCGAGCGGCTGAACAAGGAAGCCGACCGGCTCGAGAACCCGGACGACCAGAAGGTGGACCGGAAGAAGTACGCGATGACGGTGTACGCGCGCGCGGTGTTCTTCCTGCAGAAGTACCTGGAGTCGGTGCGGGCCGGCAAGCCGATGAACTCGTCCAAGGCGCTGCGCATCGTGCAGGATCTGGTGGACATCTCCTTCGACCAGCGGACGCACTTCCTGGGGATGACCACGACGAAGCGCGAGGCGGAGTACCTGGTCTTCCATCAGGTGAACGTGGCGCTGATGAGCATCGTGTTCGGCGCGGAGCTGGGACTGACGAAGCCGCAGCTGCGGGACCTGGGGTACATCGCGCTGTTCCACGACGCGGGGATGACGACGCTGCCGGAGGAGCTGGCGACGAAGCGCGGAGCGCTGACGCCGGAGGAGAAGGCGCAGATCCAGAAGGCGCCGCTGATCTCGGTGCGCAACATCCTGATGGAGAAGGGCTTCTCGCGCTCGACGCTGCTGCGGGTGGTGACGACGTTCGAGCACAAGGCGGACTTCGGGACGGCGGTGCGGGACTCGCGAGGCAACATCCAGATGATCATCCCCAAGACGAACCTGGGGGTGTTCGCGAAGATCATCGCGATCTGCGACGCGTTCGACGCGCTGACGAGCAAGCGGCCGTATCGGGACGCGTACGGGCCCGAGGTGGCGCTGATGCTGATGTGGACGGAGATGCGCAACAAGTTCGACCCGGAGCTGCTCCAGGTGTTCATGCGCGTGATGGCGATCCAGCCGGTGAAGGTGCTCTCGAAGCGCCAGCAGAACGTGTCGCTGGCCGGCGTCTGA
- a CDS encoding HEAT repeat domain-containing protein: MASPQNAKETTQESSADPVIREKVDLARNFTFQLLKGIKQIGMYRHNEAKFPEFLGRALEAIGEYTQKHGPLSLKIEQQNFLLHGEPLFSESTPLPYKFFRDGIRQLIFRPGMTLEELVTFTLIALSEPERGADDVLAQLWKAGMEHVEYVVVEGFSMDGASAEEVQVEVDKVVGYLYARLKTNSEDYLRFARVSTEDLDAQMEGVEQIRGVVVGGTYASDTLKARIQKEIEEEEGARLFPKLVSAIFQVVEGGVEDVGLLEEIFVQLLDAMLIQDDYGTINQMVLKLRALSQREDAEGNPIARLLSYFVQKMGDEQRLIRMGESLKYAKARNAADITRYLQVLDEPAIIPLLTVLETIEVQENRVLLCDVLAGFAKNRPDPFVIRLQSDRPQTVRDMVYILEKCQHPDRLKMFGQVLKGKNLVVKLEVMNIVARGHTNEARKLISDLLNDPISQVRMQAAKLLPEFDHDKAYLDLLRIIKDSSNFEKKTPDERMAFYAALGSTATPNALTWMTQLLSVKPSLLNKKKVMDDKLLAIQGLAAASNIHSYKVLQGVVEDKSQPTEVLTAARKAMYQTKKALFGDAGAAEEA; the protein is encoded by the coding sequence ATGGCCTCGCCCCAGAACGCCAAGGAGACAACACAGGAGTCTTCCGCGGATCCAGTGATACGCGAGAAGGTGGACCTTGCACGGAACTTCACGTTCCAGCTCCTCAAAGGCATCAAGCAGATCGGGATGTACCGCCACAACGAGGCGAAGTTCCCGGAGTTCCTCGGCCGGGCGCTGGAGGCCATTGGCGAGTACACGCAGAAGCATGGCCCGCTGTCCTTGAAGATCGAGCAGCAGAACTTCCTGCTGCACGGCGAGCCGCTGTTCTCCGAGTCCACCCCGCTGCCCTACAAGTTCTTCCGCGACGGCATCCGCCAGCTGATCTTCCGGCCGGGGATGACGCTGGAGGAGCTGGTCACCTTCACGCTGATCGCGCTCTCGGAGCCGGAGCGCGGCGCGGACGACGTGCTCGCCCAATTGTGGAAGGCGGGCATGGAGCACGTGGAGTACGTGGTGGTGGAGGGCTTCTCCATGGACGGCGCCTCCGCGGAGGAGGTGCAGGTCGAGGTGGACAAGGTGGTGGGCTACCTCTACGCCCGCCTGAAGACGAACTCGGAGGACTACCTGCGCTTCGCGCGCGTGTCGACGGAGGATCTCGACGCGCAGATGGAAGGCGTGGAGCAGATCCGCGGCGTCGTGGTGGGAGGCACCTACGCCTCGGACACGCTGAAGGCCCGCATCCAGAAGGAGATCGAGGAGGAGGAGGGAGCGCGCCTCTTCCCCAAGCTGGTGAGCGCCATCTTCCAGGTGGTGGAAGGCGGCGTGGAGGACGTGGGGCTGCTGGAGGAGATCTTCGTCCAGCTGCTGGACGCCATGCTCATCCAGGACGACTACGGCACCATCAACCAGATGGTGCTCAAGCTGCGCGCCCTGTCCCAGCGCGAGGACGCGGAGGGCAACCCCATCGCGCGGCTGCTCTCCTACTTCGTGCAGAAGATGGGCGATGAGCAGCGGCTGATCCGGATGGGCGAGTCGCTCAAGTACGCCAAGGCGAGGAACGCGGCGGACATCACCCGCTACCTCCAGGTGCTGGACGAGCCGGCCATCATCCCCCTGCTCACGGTGCTGGAGACGATCGAGGTGCAGGAGAACCGGGTGCTCCTGTGCGACGTGCTGGCGGGGTTCGCCAAGAACCGGCCGGATCCGTTCGTCATCCGGCTGCAGTCGGACCGGCCGCAGACGGTGCGCGACATGGTCTACATCCTGGAGAAGTGCCAGCACCCGGACCGGCTGAAGATGTTCGGGCAGGTGCTCAAGGGGAAGAACCTGGTGGTGAAGCTGGAGGTGATGAACATCGTCGCCCGGGGCCACACCAACGAGGCGCGCAAGCTGATCTCGGACCTGCTCAACGATCCCATCTCGCAGGTGCGGATGCAGGCGGCGAAGCTGCTGCCGGAGTTCGATCACGACAAGGCGTACCTGGACCTGCTGCGCATCATCAAGGACAGCTCCAACTTCGAGAAGAAGACGCCGGACGAGCGCATGGCGTTCTACGCGGCGCTGGGCTCCACGGCGACGCCCAACGCGCTGACGTGGATGACGCAGCTGCTGTCGGTGAAGCCGTCACTGCTGAACAAGAAGAAGGTGATGGACGACAAGCTGCTGGCCATCCAGGGGCTGGCGGCGGCGAGCAACATCCACTCGTACAAGGTGCTGCAGGGCGTGGTGGAGGACAAGTCGCAGCCGACGGAGGTGCTCACCGCGGCGCGCAAGGCGATGTACCAGACGAAGAAGGCGCTGTTCGGAGACGCCGGCGCCGCCGAGGAGGCATGA
- a CDS encoding RNA polymerase factor sigma-32: MQNTHEQSSNSGSLAMYLSEINQYALLSVEEEQTLARKFIKGDLSAGHRLVTSNLRFVVKVAYEYRSYGIKMSDLIQEGNIGLMKAVQKFDPDKGIRLISYAVWWIRAYIQNYILKSWSLVKLGTTQAQRKLFFSLARTRRELEKFGTPDGAIVNVDDIAKKLHVKPGEVREMEQRMGGRDLSLDAPMGEDGGNSHVDFVVSASAPQDDEFADKEEAGLINTRVRTALMRLDPRERFIIEQRVMNERPMTLKELGEHFGFSRERARQLEIRAKDKLKAELAALMAEVDPETTAAAQ, from the coding sequence ATGCAGAACACCCACGAGCAGTCGTCCAACTCCGGCTCCCTGGCGATGTACCTCTCGGAGATCAACCAGTACGCCCTGCTCTCCGTGGAGGAGGAGCAGACGCTGGCCCGGAAGTTCATCAAGGGCGACCTGTCCGCGGGCCACCGGTTGGTGACTTCCAACCTGCGCTTCGTCGTGAAGGTGGCCTACGAGTACCGCTCCTACGGCATCAAGATGAGCGATCTCATCCAGGAGGGGAACATCGGCCTGATGAAGGCCGTGCAGAAGTTCGACCCCGACAAGGGCATCCGGCTCATCTCCTACGCGGTGTGGTGGATCCGCGCCTACATCCAGAACTACATCCTCAAGTCGTGGTCGCTGGTGAAGCTCGGCACCACGCAGGCCCAGCGCAAGCTGTTCTTCAGTCTGGCGCGCACGCGCCGCGAGCTGGAGAAGTTCGGCACGCCGGACGGCGCCATCGTCAACGTGGATGACATCGCCAAGAAGCTCCACGTGAAGCCCGGCGAGGTGCGCGAGATGGAGCAGCGCATGGGCGGGCGGGACCTGTCCCTGGACGCCCCCATGGGCGAGGACGGCGGCAACAGCCACGTGGACTTCGTGGTGAGCGCCTCCGCTCCGCAGGACGACGAGTTCGCCGACAAGGAGGAGGCGGGCCTCATCAACACCCGCGTGCGCACCGCCCTCATGCGGCTGGATCCGCGCGAGCGCTTCATCATCGAGCAGCGAGTCATGAACGAGCGCCCCATGACGCTCAAGGAGCTGGGCGAGCACTTCGGCTTCTCGCGCGAGCGCGCCCGCCAGCTGGAGATCCGCGCCAAGGACAAGCTCAAGGCGGAGCTGGCCGCGCTCATGGCCGAGGTGGATCCCGAGACCACCGCCGCCGCCCAGTAG
- a CDS encoding transglutaminase TgpA family protein — MSAPSRLRLALRDLGAGAAFGSMVVSGQLPVWTVAAFALSLVFALLGWRVFAKRAKATAVLLLGMAGLLGFSVYVGQLDLVVAACSFAGLIAGHRMLSTPEARTDGQVQLAGLLMVAGGAALSGELIFAVFLVAFCVFASLSMGLAVVEAAVPEGEPLPVRSVVRPLSVGLLFAVSGAVAFFILFPRLNWNVAARRASPGLGATTGLSDTVRLGGAGTLKSNPRVVLRAHITPDPGVDQLGSYWVARTYDTFDGQEWTSVGGPKRSRQRVTLRPGGESSLHQRIELLPAYGARTLVALETPTRMGNAVAHTASGNRRTSLMELGGGEVRFVDAGLGYSYEATSLPPEEDASTKMTEAELGQLLALPDRLDPRVAELARTVLDGEKEPLAAARKLSSWLQREYAYTLELQGDVEDPLADFLFVRKAGHCEHFATALTLMLRTQGFSARLASGFFGGERSDEDYILRAGDAHAWTHVLVPDRGFVTVDATPPGNRASQSMAALQLLTGLYETLESHWRSAVVDFSLRDQMDVAQRFIRPPRDSGRSSTRLPPARVWGVALLAGLVTYGTWRFLAARLSAPRPHTATRLVDTVERMLREAGVRPHEGETLEDLTARLVREHHSLAEPLAPVTRRYLEARFGQRPLEAGEAERLLTPLRRYLEARRAPAPSSGAGSQRSAS; from the coding sequence ATGAGCGCGCCCTCCCGCCTGCGGCTGGCCCTGCGCGATCTCGGCGCCGGAGCGGCCTTCGGCTCCATGGTCGTGTCCGGCCAGCTCCCGGTATGGACGGTCGCCGCCTTCGCCCTGTCCCTGGTGTTCGCGCTGCTGGGCTGGCGCGTGTTCGCCAAGCGCGCGAAGGCCACCGCGGTGCTGCTGCTGGGCATGGCCGGCCTGCTCGGCTTCTCCGTGTATGTGGGGCAGCTGGATCTGGTGGTGGCCGCGTGCTCGTTCGCGGGCCTCATCGCCGGCCACCGGATGCTGTCCACGCCGGAGGCCCGGACGGATGGCCAGGTGCAGCTGGCCGGCCTGCTGATGGTGGCGGGCGGCGCGGCGCTCTCCGGCGAGCTGATCTTCGCCGTCTTCCTGGTGGCCTTCTGCGTCTTCGCCAGCCTCTCCATGGGGCTGGCGGTGGTGGAGGCCGCCGTCCCCGAGGGCGAGCCGCTGCCGGTGCGCTCGGTGGTGCGGCCGCTCTCGGTGGGCCTGCTCTTCGCGGTGAGCGGCGCGGTGGCCTTCTTCATCCTCTTCCCGCGCCTCAACTGGAACGTGGCCGCGCGGCGCGCCTCGCCGGGCCTGGGAGCCACCACCGGCCTGTCGGACACGGTGCGGCTGGGCGGCGCCGGCACGCTCAAGAGCAACCCGCGCGTGGTGCTGCGCGCCCACATCACCCCGGATCCCGGCGTGGATCAGCTCGGCTCGTACTGGGTGGCTCGCACCTACGACACCTTCGACGGCCAGGAGTGGACGAGCGTCGGCGGCCCCAAGCGCTCGCGCCAGCGGGTGACGCTGCGGCCCGGTGGGGAGAGCTCGCTCCACCAGCGCATCGAGCTGCTGCCCGCGTACGGCGCCCGCACCCTGGTGGCGCTGGAGACGCCCACGCGCATGGGCAACGCGGTGGCGCACACCGCCAGCGGCAACCGGCGCACCTCGCTGATGGAGCTGGGCGGCGGAGAGGTGCGCTTCGTGGATGCCGGCCTGGGCTACTCCTACGAGGCCACCAGCCTTCCGCCGGAGGAGGACGCCTCCACGAAGATGACGGAGGCGGAGCTCGGCCAGCTCCTGGCGCTGCCGGACCGGCTGGATCCCCGCGTGGCGGAGCTGGCCCGCACGGTGCTCGACGGAGAGAAGGAGCCGCTGGCCGCCGCGCGCAAGCTCTCCAGCTGGCTGCAGCGCGAGTACGCGTACACCCTGGAGCTGCAGGGGGACGTGGAGGATCCGCTCGCCGACTTCCTCTTCGTGCGCAAGGCGGGCCACTGCGAGCACTTCGCCACCGCGCTCACCCTCATGCTGCGCACCCAGGGCTTCTCGGCGCGCCTGGCCTCGGGCTTCTTCGGCGGAGAGCGCTCGGACGAGGACTACATCCTCCGGGCCGGAGACGCCCACGCCTGGACGCACGTGCTGGTGCCGGACCGGGGCTTCGTCACCGTGGACGCGACGCCTCCGGGCAACCGGGCCAGCCAGTCCATGGCCGCGCTCCAGCTCCTCACCGGCCTGTACGAGACGCTCGAGTCGCACTGGCGCTCCGCCGTCGTCGACTTCTCCCTGCGAGACCAGATGGATGTGGCGCAGAGGTTCATCCGCCCGCCGCGAGACTCGGGCCGCTCCTCCACCCGGCTGCCGCCGGCGCGCGTCTGGGGCGTGGCGCTGCTGGCGGGCCTCGTCACCTACGGCACGTGGCGCTTCCTCGCGGCGCGGCTGTCCGCGCCCAGGCCCCACACGGCCACCCGGCTGGTGGACACGGTGGAGCGCATGCTGCGCGAGGCCGGCGTGCGCCCCCATGAGGGCGAGACGCTGGAGGACCTCACCGCCCGCCTCGTCCGCGAGCACCACTCCCTGGCCGAGCCCCTGGCGCCCGTCACCCGCCGCTACCTGGAGGCCCGCTTTGGCCAGCGCCCCCTCGAGGCCGGCGAGGCGGAGCGCCTGCTCACGCCCCTGCGCCGCTACCTCGAGGCGCGCCGTGCCCCCGCTCCGTCCTCGGGAGCGGGCTCCCAGCGCAGCGCCTCCTGA
- a CDS encoding DUF58 domain-containing protein yields MKAKASSSWARLRVLLRPPRTLKVTRTGRTYLVVTFGVGLGALNTGNNLLYLVLGLLLSMVVVSGVLSERCLRHLSVRRLGTESAFAGEPFAYRWAITRKQGHAFALTLAEVDTPLTGEGRVGYLRSGVEHVVRADLTTPQRGPLRLSGVRVTTTWPLGLFAKTRVFELEGILLVYPRRGYACHVPTEALQGAFGDSSTPRRNDGTGDVAGLRELGPTEDARRVHWRKSAAMGKLIKVEREREERRTYQLSVDAGLEDAALERRCEEVAALSHQLLEAGHEVGLETPTERLRPASGHVQERNILRALAWVGFEELREERQKEEAA; encoded by the coding sequence GTGAAGGCGAAGGCCTCATCCTCCTGGGCGCGGCTGCGCGTCCTGCTGCGCCCTCCGCGCACCTTGAAGGTGACGCGCACGGGGCGCACGTACCTGGTGGTGACGTTCGGCGTGGGGCTGGGCGCGCTCAACACGGGCAACAACCTGCTCTACCTGGTGCTGGGCCTGCTGCTGTCCATGGTGGTGGTGTCCGGCGTGCTCTCCGAGCGCTGCCTGCGCCACCTGAGCGTGCGCCGCCTGGGCACCGAGTCCGCCTTCGCCGGCGAGCCCTTCGCCTACCGCTGGGCCATCACCCGCAAGCAGGGCCACGCCTTCGCCCTCACCCTGGCCGAGGTGGACACGCCGCTCACGGGCGAGGGGCGCGTGGGCTACCTGCGCTCGGGCGTGGAGCACGTGGTGCGCGCGGACCTCACCACGCCCCAGCGAGGGCCGCTGCGGCTGAGCGGCGTGCGCGTCACCACCACGTGGCCGCTGGGCCTCTTCGCCAAGACGCGCGTCTTCGAGCTGGAGGGCATCCTGCTCGTCTATCCCCGGCGCGGCTACGCCTGCCACGTGCCCACGGAGGCGCTCCAGGGCGCCTTCGGCGACTCGAGCACCCCGCGCCGCAACGATGGCACCGGGGACGTGGCCGGCCTGCGCGAGCTGGGCCCCACCGAGGACGCTCGGCGCGTGCACTGGCGCAAGAGCGCCGCCATGGGGAAGCTGATCAAGGTGGAGCGCGAGCGCGAGGAGCGCCGCACCTATCAGCTCTCCGTGGACGCCGGCCTCGAGGACGCGGCCCTGGAGCGGCGCTGCGAGGAGGTGGCCGCCCTCTCCCACCAGCTGCTCGAGGCCGGTCACGAGGTGGGGCTGGAGACGCCCACCGAGCGCCTGCGCCCCGCCTCGGGCCATGTGCAGGAGCGCAACATCCTGCGGGCCCTGGCCTGGGTGGGCTTCGAGGAGCTGCGCGAGGAGCGCCAGAAGGAGGAGGCGGCATGA
- a CDS encoding AAA family ATPase: MNQPARALVSAPTVSSARSILERIAAHLSRVVQGKETQARLTVTSLIAGGHLLLEDVPGVGKTTLAEALARSCGLSFARIQFTADLMPADILGAQVFHASSATFSFRQGPIFRQLVLADELNRAPPRTQSALLEGMAQGQVSLDGNTHPLPSPFTVVATQNPLDLTGTYPLPDSQLDRFLMRLSLGHPSPEVEARLLITRGRTPPVEELEPVTGPEELLGLRGLASELRMDAAVAEYVVRLAKATREHGDIERGASTRAVLAVGAAARAHALWEGRDFVTPGDVRAVLVPCLAHRLMLRSNVQGAAAREEASHLLEELSRKVAAPR; the protein is encoded by the coding sequence ATGAACCAACCCGCCCGCGCACTCGTCTCCGCACCCACTGTCTCCTCCGCGCGCTCGATCCTGGAGCGGATCGCCGCCCACCTCTCGCGCGTGGTGCAGGGCAAGGAGACGCAAGCCCGCCTCACCGTCACCAGCCTGATCGCCGGAGGCCACCTCCTGCTGGAGGACGTGCCTGGTGTCGGAAAGACGACGCTGGCCGAGGCGCTGGCGCGCTCGTGCGGGCTGAGCTTCGCGCGCATCCAGTTCACCGCGGACCTGATGCCCGCCGATATCCTGGGCGCGCAGGTGTTCCACGCCTCCAGCGCGACGTTCAGCTTCCGACAGGGCCCCATCTTCCGGCAGCTCGTGCTGGCCGACGAGCTCAACCGCGCTCCGCCGCGCACCCAGTCCGCGCTGCTGGAGGGCATGGCCCAGGGCCAGGTGTCGCTGGACGGCAACACCCATCCGCTGCCCTCCCCCTTCACGGTGGTGGCCACGCAGAACCCGCTGGATCTCACCGGCACATACCCGCTGCCGGACTCGCAGCTGGATCGCTTCCTCATGCGCCTGTCGCTGGGCCACCCGTCGCCGGAGGTGGAGGCACGGCTGCTCATCACCCGCGGGCGGACGCCGCCGGTGGAGGAGCTGGAGCCGGTGACGGGGCCCGAGGAGCTGCTCGGCCTGCGGGGGCTCGCCTCGGAGCTGCGGATGGACGCGGCCGTGGCGGAGTACGTGGTGCGGCTGGCCAAGGCGACGCGCGAGCACGGGGACATCGAGCGTGGCGCCTCCACCCGCGCGGTGCTGGCGGTGGGAGCGGCGGCGCGGGCCCATGCCCTGTGGGAGGGGCGTGACTTCGTGACGCCGGGGGATGTGCGGGCGGTGCTGGTGCCGTGCCTGGCGCACCGGCTGATGCTGCGCAGCAACGTGCAGGGAGCCGCGGCCCGGGAGGAGGCCTCGCACCTGCTCGAGGAGCTCTCCCGCAAGGTGGCGGCGCCGCGGTGA